One Paenibacillus sp. FSL H7-0737 DNA segment encodes these proteins:
- a CDS encoding FtsW/RodA/SpoVE family cell cycle protein, with protein MFLTTKIAKLDRSVLFLVTCLVGIGTVAIYGATTDTRLDGLYISSLYLFALFCIPMLFIALVDYKILLGWLAYLFYSVGIGLLVLVKLVGENLNGAVRWLSIGSFQLQPSELAKICTVLLIAHLLGKREGQQLRFFQDLVPVCFVFLIPFILIMDQPDLGTALVFAGILLSMLWIGNIRALYMILILGVVIISIGTILWLYYANFDLLSKIVEPHQLSRIQAFLDPQSDPDKSWHVKNAMIAIGSGGLSGSEGIFLRKGYIPYAYSDSIYVVIGAKYGFIGSSILLMLYLLLVYRMIFIALESRDRAGAYVVTGFIAMIIFQVSVNLGMHLGLLPLTGISLPFISYGGSSLLTNMIAIGIVLSVKVHKDESTD; from the coding sequence ATGTTTCTCACCACCAAAATTGCAAAGCTGGACAGATCCGTACTGTTTCTCGTAACATGCCTAGTTGGTATTGGTACTGTTGCTATTTATGGCGCGACTACGGATACACGGTTAGATGGTCTTTACATCAGTTCGTTGTATTTATTTGCTTTATTTTGCATACCCATGTTATTCATCGCATTGGTAGATTATAAGATTCTATTAGGTTGGTTAGCATATCTCTTTTATAGCGTGGGTATTGGTCTACTTGTGCTAGTTAAGCTGGTTGGGGAGAACCTCAATGGTGCCGTGCGTTGGTTAAGTATTGGAAGCTTTCAGCTCCAGCCCTCCGAGCTGGCTAAAATATGTACGGTGCTGCTCATTGCTCATCTATTGGGTAAACGAGAAGGACAGCAGCTTCGCTTTTTTCAAGATTTAGTGCCGGTTTGTTTCGTTTTTTTAATTCCTTTTATTTTGATCATGGATCAACCCGATTTGGGTACAGCGCTCGTTTTTGCGGGCATATTGCTTAGTATGCTTTGGATAGGTAACATCCGTGCTCTATATATGATCTTGATCCTCGGTGTGGTGATTATTTCGATTGGCACGATATTATGGCTCTATTATGCCAACTTCGACTTGTTATCCAAGATTGTCGAGCCCCATCAATTGTCACGAATTCAGGCTTTTTTGGACCCGCAGAGTGATCCCGATAAATCTTGGCATGTCAAAAACGCAATGATAGCCATTGGCTCCGGTGGATTATCGGGTAGTGAAGGTATTTTTTTGCGAAAAGGATATATTCCATACGCGTATTCCGATTCGATCTATGTAGTCATCGGTGCAAAATACGGTTTTATAGGTTCATCCATTTTGCTGATGCTATATTTATTGCTCGTCTATCGAATGATCTTTATCGCACTCGAAAGCAGGGACCGTGCAGGGGCATATGTTGTCACCGGGTTTATCGCCATGATTATCTTTCAAGTTTCTGTTAACCTTGGAATGCATCTTGGATTGCTGCCCCTGACGGGGATATCCTTGCCGTTTATTAGTTATGGAGGTAGCTCGTTACTTACTAATATGATTGCGATTGGCATAGTGCTAAGTGTGAAAGTCCATAAGGATGAAAGCACGGATTGA
- a CDS encoding sensor histidine kinase: MGIQKRLVGSYFVVICLTVLILEIILNLSVRYYYFHNIEQTLMNQAELSASFYQQYFSDEDLEAQSDRLLKGFASHSDAQVQIINAEGRLLQDSNGIQGDFTMTDNMDVQAAIQGQPDSWKGEDPVTEEAIFTVSYPLQAKGNIVGEVRFITSLTETIHTVNQIAVLLIGVGLLVIGIVTLLGLLLSWTITRSIKDLKQAADQMSEGDFSIRVQKRYQDELGSLADTLNMMASRISKSEQLKNDFIASVSHELRTPLTSIKGWVITLKAGGESNQALFHDGLDIIESESDRLTHMVDELLDFSKLDNGRIAIHLTTVELTELLQHIGRQLTPRATRQGILLEVKIEENLPVIQADENRVKQVMINLIDNSLKFTSSSGRILITAHTVPGKVVITVEDTGSGIAEADLENVRRKFYKGDQQASGSGLGLSISEQIITLHHGELRISSTLGKGTIVQFDLPI, encoded by the coding sequence ATGGGTATTCAGAAAAGATTAGTAGGAAGCTATTTTGTAGTGATTTGTCTTACTGTGCTCATTCTTGAGATTATTCTTAATTTATCTGTACGTTATTATTATTTTCATAATATAGAGCAAACCCTGATGAATCAAGCAGAACTGTCGGCTTCTTTTTATCAGCAATATTTTAGCGACGAGGATTTAGAGGCACAATCGGATAGGCTGTTAAAGGGCTTTGCCAGCCATTCCGATGCACAGGTACAGATTATTAATGCTGAAGGTCGGCTGCTGCAGGATTCTAATGGAATCCAAGGCGATTTTACGATGACAGATAACATGGATGTGCAAGCAGCCATACAAGGGCAGCCTGACAGTTGGAAGGGTGAGGACCCTGTAACGGAGGAAGCTATTTTTACGGTGTCGTATCCTTTACAAGCCAAAGGTAACATCGTCGGGGAAGTGAGGTTTATTACCTCCTTAACGGAAACGATACATACAGTAAATCAAATTGCGGTTTTGCTGATCGGGGTAGGTTTGCTCGTGATTGGTATCGTCACCTTGCTTGGATTATTACTATCTTGGACCATAACCAGATCCATTAAAGATCTGAAACAGGCAGCAGACCAAATGTCTGAAGGAGATTTTAGCATAAGAGTACAAAAGCGCTATCAAGACGAGCTTGGTTCCTTGGCAGATACATTGAATATGATGGCCAGTCGAATCTCGAAAAGTGAACAGCTTAAGAATGATTTTATCGCATCCGTATCCCATGAACTGCGTACGCCATTGACCTCGATCAAAGGCTGGGTAATCACCTTGAAGGCGGGTGGGGAGAGTAACCAGGCTCTGTTTCATGATGGGCTAGATATCATTGAATCTGAAAGTGACAGGTTAACTCATATGGTGGATGAATTATTGGATTTCTCCAAATTGGATAACGGAAGAATCGCAATTCACCTCACAACTGTGGAGCTAACAGAGCTGTTGCAGCATATTGGCAGACAACTCACCCCTAGAGCAACCAGACAAGGCATCTTGCTCGAAGTGAAAATAGAAGAGAATCTGCCTGTCATTCAAGCTGACGAGAATCGTGTGAAGCAAGTCATGATTAATCTCATTGATAATTCGCTCAAATTTACTAGCTCCTCTGGTCGAATTCTTATTACTGCCCATACGGTTCCAGGGAAAGTTGTAATTACGGTTGAGGATACTGGGTCAGGCATCGCAGAAGCGGATTTAGAGAATGTGCGGCGAAAATTCTACAAAGGGGATCAACAGGCGTCAGGCAGCGGTTTGGGACTGTCCATCTCGGAACAGATTATTACGTTGCATCATGGCGAGCTGCGTATAAGCAGTACTTTAGGTAAGGGGACGATTGTCCAATTTGACTTGCCGATATAA
- a CDS encoding response regulator transcription factor gives MNTVERNQVLIVEDDDNIRRFIAINLTNSGFVVSEAACGEAALQSFEANRPDVIVLDIMLPDLNGFEICRKLREQDPGVIIIFLTARGQDLDKINGLEMGADDYIVKPFNPLELVARIKAILRRTETALKPQKTILQAGPIRLDLNSNKMFKHDDIIELTPKEFQLMKTFLEHPDTALSRNELMNLVWGEDFIGDPKTVDVHVRKLREKIEEDASNPHWIETVWGLGYRFRKDG, from the coding sequence ATGAACACTGTAGAACGCAATCAAGTACTTATTGTGGAAGATGACGATAATATTAGAAGGTTTATAGCTATCAATTTAACGAATAGTGGGTTTGTGGTTAGTGAGGCTGCTTGTGGAGAAGCAGCATTGCAGAGCTTTGAGGCGAACCGGCCAGACGTTATTGTTCTGGACATCATGTTGCCGGATTTAAATGGGTTTGAGATCTGCCGGAAGCTAAGAGAGCAGGACCCTGGGGTCATTATCATTTTTTTAACAGCAAGAGGACAAGATCTGGATAAAATCAATGGCCTTGAAATGGGTGCCGACGATTACATTGTGAAACCTTTTAATCCATTAGAACTGGTGGCACGGATCAAAGCGATATTGCGTCGTACAGAAACAGCTTTAAAACCGCAAAAAACTATCCTTCAAGCTGGACCGATTCGTCTGGATTTGAACTCGAACAAGATGTTTAAGCACGATGACATTATTGAATTAACCCCGAAGGAATTCCAGTTGATGAAGACCTTTTTAGAGCATCCGGATACAGCACTATCTAGGAATGAATTAATGAACCTGGTCTGGGGTGAGGATTTTATTGGTGATCCAAAGACAGTAGATGTTCACGTGCGTAAGCTAAGAGAGAAGATTGAAGAGGACGCCTCTAACCCGCATTGGATTGAGACTGTATGGGGGCTCGGATACCGCTTTAGAAAGGATGGTTGA
- a CDS encoding Gfo/Idh/MocA family protein — protein MSKVFRVGIIGCGGIANGKHLPSLSKQSKVEIVAFCDIIKERADEAAEKYGTSEAAVYTDYTELLKDHSIDIIHVLTPNDAHAEISIAALEAGKHVMCEKPMAKTAADAKRMVEAAKRTGKKLTIGYDNRYREDSLYLKKACESGELGHIYFAKAHAIRRRAVPTWGVFLDEEKQGGGPLIDIGTHALDLTLWMMDNYKPKVVLGTKYHELSQKEEAANAWGPWDPKKFTVEDSAFGMVVMENGATIMLEASWALNSLDVHEAKCSLSGTEAGADMKDGLRINGEKFSKLYTNKIELGAGGVAYYEGKAESAPDIELRKWIEAIEQDKDPVVTPEQAYVVSQILEAIYESAQTGKAVYLD, from the coding sequence ATGAGTAAAGTGTTTCGCGTAGGAATTATTGGATGTGGTGGAATTGCGAATGGCAAGCATCTTCCAAGTTTGAGCAAGCAAAGTAAAGTGGAAATCGTAGCTTTTTGTGACATTATTAAAGAACGTGCTGATGAAGCAGCGGAGAAATACGGTACTAGCGAAGCTGCTGTATATACGGATTACACAGAACTATTAAAAGATCATTCGATTGATATTATTCATGTGCTTACGCCGAATGATGCTCATGCAGAAATTTCAATTGCAGCCCTTGAAGCAGGAAAACATGTTATGTGCGAAAAACCAATGGCCAAGACGGCAGCAGATGCCAAACGAATGGTGGAAGCAGCGAAACGTACAGGCAAGAAACTAACCATTGGATATGACAACCGCTACAGAGAAGACAGCTTATATTTGAAAAAAGCATGTGAGTCCGGGGAGCTTGGTCATATCTATTTTGCAAAAGCACACGCCATCAGACGGAGAGCGGTACCGACATGGGGAGTATTCCTCGATGAAGAGAAGCAAGGTGGAGGACCTCTGATCGATATCGGAACCCATGCGCTGGATCTAACGCTGTGGATGATGGATAACTATAAACCAAAAGTCGTGCTGGGCACCAAATATCACGAACTGTCTCAAAAAGAAGAGGCCGCCAACGCTTGGGGACCTTGGGACCCTAAAAAGTTCACCGTGGAGGACTCAGCCTTTGGGATGGTCGTAATGGAGAATGGCGCTACAATTATGCTGGAAGCGAGCTGGGCACTCAATTCTCTGGATGTGCATGAAGCGAAATGCAGCTTGAGCGGGACTGAAGCAGGTGCAGATATGAAGGATGGACTTAGAATTAACGGAGAGAAATTCAGCAAGCTGTACACTAATAAAATTGAGCTTGGGGCAGGCGGCGTGGCTTACTATGAAGGTAAAGCAGAAAGTGCACCTGACATCGAATTAAGAAAGTGGATCGAGGCTATTGAACAGGATAAAGACCCGGTTGTAACACCTGAACAGGCATATGTTGTTTCGCAAATATTAGAAGCGATTTATGAATCTGCACAAACGGGTAAGGCTGTGTATTTGGATTAG
- a CDS encoding helix-turn-helix domain-containing protein translates to MSNFPYEMMFEKHDMLERLDISIQWGHYEITVLRFHLTSFPPGRVIDFHNHSEFEFHFIPRGKGEVTLGDLKYPLSEGMFYLTGPGVMHRQEADPDDSMEELCLHVDIKEKIREEVDPWEVAEAETCVQKLKQLPLVPAQDYHSAMKCFLEAYEACEGKLTGYYTSIKHLVISILLKAVRAYDAGGIRTEAPVRDMSTYRYQYAIQYMEANYSGAVTLENVAEKLNISSRQLQRVFKQVNADQSFSRALEDIRLKAVCRKLEESNCPIEQIAQTEGFTNATYLHIVFRKRLGMTPATYRNTKQTN, encoded by the coding sequence TTGAGTAACTTTCCCTATGAGATGATGTTTGAGAAGCATGATATGCTCGAAAGATTGGATATTTCAATCCAATGGGGACATTACGAGATAACAGTTCTTAGATTTCATTTGACCTCTTTTCCGCCGGGAAGAGTCATAGATTTCCATAATCATTCTGAATTCGAATTTCATTTTATTCCAAGAGGAAAGGGAGAAGTGACTCTTGGCGATTTAAAATACCCCTTGTCTGAGGGAATGTTTTATTTAACCGGACCGGGTGTCATGCACCGCCAAGAGGCGGATCCAGATGATTCTATGGAAGAACTGTGTCTACATGTGGACATCAAAGAGAAGATCAGAGAGGAGGTTGATCCTTGGGAGGTTGCGGAGGCTGAGACCTGTGTTCAGAAGCTAAAGCAGCTACCACTAGTTCCAGCGCAAGATTATCACAGCGCTATGAAATGTTTTCTTGAAGCCTATGAAGCTTGTGAAGGTAAACTGACGGGATATTACACTTCCATTAAACATCTCGTAATCAGCATTTTATTAAAGGCAGTAAGAGCGTATGATGCAGGTGGAATTCGAACAGAAGCACCTGTTAGAGATATGTCAACTTATCGGTACCAATATGCCATTCAATATATGGAAGCTAATTATTCAGGAGCTGTTACCTTGGAGAATGTTGCTGAAAAGCTGAATATTAGTTCAAGGCAGCTGCAGCGAGTGTTTAAACAAGTTAACGCCGATCAATCTTTCAGTAGGGCGCTTGAGGATATAAGGTTGAAAGCGGTCTGCCGTAAGCTTGAAGAAAGCAATTGTCCGATCGAACAAATCGCTCAAACGGAAGGATTTACGAATGCCACGTATTTGCATATCGTATTTCGCAAGCGGTTAGGCATGACTCCAGCAACTTATCGAAATACAAAACAAACTAATTAG
- a CDS encoding Gfo/Idh/MocA family protein, which translates to MTIRIGKISYWHVHAWDYTKQAQEHEDTVLAAVWDEDAERGKKAAESLNVPFFESLDELLAQEDIDAVIVDAPTNVHRDVIVAAAKAGKHIFTEKVIAPTHKEVEEIISAVEENEVKLTVSLPRLNDGYALTIQEVLSQELLGEITYVRVRLSHNGATANWLPDHFYSLEQCGGGALIDLGCHPMYLTKLFLGQEVTGVSANFGYVTGKEVEDNAVVTLFTKSGAIGVVEAGFVNSHSPFTIEVHGTEGTLLYGTPEDKLLLRSNKSADKEEGWKEVALHANRESAFHQWVNHIQKDTFATENVQIAVELTRLMEAANRSAKEARMIRLADLDA; encoded by the coding sequence ATGACGATAAGAATTGGTAAGATTAGCTATTGGCATGTACATGCTTGGGACTATACGAAGCAAGCTCAAGAACATGAGGATACTGTATTGGCTGCAGTTTGGGATGAAGATGCAGAGCGTGGGAAAAAAGCTGCCGAAAGCTTAAATGTTCCTTTTTTCGAATCACTGGATGAACTGCTTGCGCAAGAGGATATAGATGCCGTCATAGTGGATGCGCCGACCAATGTGCACAGAGATGTAATTGTTGCTGCGGCTAAAGCGGGCAAACATATTTTTACGGAAAAAGTAATTGCCCCCACACATAAAGAAGTTGAAGAGATCATAAGTGCAGTGGAAGAGAACGAGGTGAAGCTGACCGTATCCTTGCCACGTCTAAATGATGGATACGCATTAACGATTCAAGAGGTTCTAAGTCAAGAACTGCTCGGAGAGATTACTTACGTTAGAGTACGCTTATCCCATAATGGGGCTACAGCAAACTGGCTTCCCGATCATTTCTATAGCTTGGAACAATGTGGTGGCGGAGCTTTGATTGATCTGGGCTGTCATCCTATGTATTTGACAAAGCTTTTCTTAGGTCAAGAAGTGACTGGTGTAAGTGCTAATTTTGGTTATGTAACGGGCAAGGAAGTAGAAGATAATGCAGTGGTAACATTATTTACGAAATCAGGAGCAATTGGTGTGGTCGAGGCTGGTTTCGTGAATAGTCATTCGCCGTTTACCATCGAGGTACATGGAACCGAGGGAACTCTTCTTTACGGAACACCAGAGGATAAGCTTCTTCTTAGAAGTAACAAATCCGCTGACAAAGAGGAAGGATGGAAAGAAGTAGCGCTACATGCTAATCGTGAAAGCGCATTCCATCAGTGGGTTAATCATATCCAAAAGGATACTTTCGCCACCGAGAATGTTCAAATTGCTGTGGAGCTTACGAGATTAATGGAGGCGGCGAATCGTTCTGCTAAAGAAGCTCGTATGATTCGGTTAGCAGATCTAGACGCTTAA
- a CDS encoding GNAT family N-acetyltransferase: MNETKHLTISTLTEGDYVSTCRVFEESISDAFYKEGLGHLLEDIQSETDHKKQKALSSLEQANSDIYFFIAKINEKVVGTISYGPCGETIQICTEHQLDHLGELGSLYVLPSYQGQGIGSALIKKMTIFLNEQGIEQFCLDSGYKRAQIKWKRKFGEPYKVVKDYWGPNSDHMVWLCNVRSD, from the coding sequence ATGAATGAGACAAAGCATTTAACTATTAGTACACTCACCGAGGGCGATTATGTATCTACATGCCGGGTATTTGAAGAATCAATATCGGATGCCTTTTACAAAGAGGGATTAGGTCACTTACTTGAGGATATACAAAGTGAAACCGATCATAAAAAGCAAAAGGCGCTATCTTCACTGGAACAGGCAAACTCGGATATTTATTTCTTTATCGCTAAAATCAATGAGAAGGTTGTGGGTACGATTTCCTATGGTCCCTGTGGTGAGACTATTCAAATCTGTACAGAACATCAGTTGGATCATTTGGGGGAATTGGGGAGTTTATACGTGTTGCCAAGCTATCAGGGGCAAGGGATTGGTTCGGCATTAATTAAGAAAATGACGATATTTCTAAACGAACAAGGGATAGAGCAATTTTGTTTGGACAGTGGCTATAAACGTGCACAAATCAAGTGGAAGCGTAAATTTGGGGAGCCTTATAAGGTAGTAAAAGATTATTGGGGACCCAATTCCGATCATATGGTTTGGTTGTGTAATGTAAGAAGTGATTAA
- a CDS encoding LysE family translocator — protein MNIISFFLYCIVVTCSPGPANIVILSSVQHSGAKKTMRYVYGATMAFGLLLILSTLMNRVLVEVIPNILIIMQVVGSIYMLYLAYKIFKMGAMEDQPNPNANFRSGLLMQLVNPKVLLFTLTVIPSYVMPFYTSSLTLFMFVIIITVIGFFAFTTWVVFGAIFRAFLQNHQKVLNTLMALFLVYSAIMISGIL, from the coding sequence ATGAATATAATTTCCTTTTTTCTCTATTGCATTGTAGTTACATGTTCACCCGGTCCTGCCAATATTGTTATTCTTTCTTCCGTGCAACATTCAGGGGCTAAGAAAACCATGCGGTATGTATACGGGGCTACGATGGCTTTTGGTCTATTGCTTATCCTTTCTACCTTGATGAATCGTGTTCTGGTGGAGGTTATCCCAAATATCCTGATCATTATGCAAGTCGTCGGAAGTATATATATGCTCTATCTTGCTTATAAAATCTTTAAAATGGGTGCAATGGAAGACCAGCCTAATCCAAATGCCAATTTTCGGTCAGGTTTACTTATGCAGCTTGTGAATCCTAAAGTGCTCTTATTTACTTTAACAGTCATTCCCAGCTATGTAATGCCATTCTATACTTCTTCTCTCACCTTATTTATGTTTGTTATAATTATAACTGTGATCGGATTTTTTGCTTTTACGACATGGGTTGTATTTGGGGCAATCTTCAGAGCATTTCTGCAAAATCACCAAAAAGTTCTAAATACTTTGATGGCACTATTTTTAGTATACTCTGCCATTATGATATCGGGAATCCTATAA
- a CDS encoding AraC family transcriptional regulator has protein sequence MEKFNYKKSADILTLSASMSDFTYKKHCHEEYAIGVTLRGIQQYNLDGSLQSSHKNGVMLFNPEQTHDGNSYDKAGIDYVMLYIKPTLIQEILGKKELRFASPILYDDKLVQCILALSHAIQNGKEESLCSELLLNLVHQVSNTELVTEHRINNKFVKKAKEMMYCSLEHVLKLDDLCKEFGLSKYQFIREFKTHTGISPYQFFLNCKVEHAKQSIEKTKDIYAAVVDCGFVDLTHLNRHFKSVFGITAHEYRLQLH, from the coding sequence GTGGAGAAATTCAACTATAAAAAGTCAGCAGATATCCTAACATTGTCAGCTAGCATGAGTGATTTCACTTATAAAAAACATTGCCATGAGGAATACGCAATCGGTGTCACCTTACGTGGCATTCAGCAATATAACCTTGATGGTAGCTTGCAATCCTCTCATAAAAATGGCGTAATGCTATTTAATCCCGAGCAAACGCATGACGGCAATTCATATGATAAAGCAGGTATTGATTATGTCATGCTATATATCAAGCCAACCTTGATACAAGAGATCCTAGGAAAAAAGGAACTTCGCTTCGCCTCTCCCATCCTATACGATGACAAATTGGTACAGTGCATATTAGCGCTAAGTCATGCCATCCAGAATGGCAAAGAGGAGTCCTTGTGCAGTGAGCTGTTGTTAAACCTGGTTCATCAAGTATCTAATACTGAACTAGTTACAGAGCACAGGATAAATAATAAATTTGTCAAAAAAGCAAAGGAAATGATGTACTGCAGTTTAGAACATGTACTGAAACTAGATGATCTCTGTAAAGAGTTTGGACTTTCCAAATATCAATTTATCCGAGAGTTTAAGACACATACAGGAATATCACCTTATCAATTTTTCTTAAATTGCAAGGTAGAGCATGCCAAGCAGTCCATTGAGAAAACTAAGGATATCTATGCCGCTGTAGTAGATTGTGGATTTGTGGATTTAACTCATTTGAACCGGCATTTTAAAAGCGTGTTTGGCATAACCGCACATGAATACAGGTTACAACTGCATTGA